gatgttttctatttaaatctTGGCATCACTGAAGTCAATGTGAGTTTTGTTATTCAACATGTCAATTCAGGAGAACAATTTCGAAGATGAATTTAAGAATAATCAATAAATCAGGAATTAGTGATAGTTCCAGCATTTgtacagctttttttaatgGCCACAGTAGCAAACGGCATTCTGACTTCATGGTGTAGTCTAACGGATATGTAGAAAATTGTGCAAACTCTTTTGAGAGTCATTTGTTGGTAGAGTTGACCATTTCTCAGCAACAATTCAGACAATGTATTGTATTAATTCATCACTAGGTAAATATTACAGTTGTCAGGATAATTTTCAGCAGAGGAAATCCAGAGGTACCTCAGGTAGTTGACAATAAGACACACCTCCTTTGTAAGCTTTGGCTCTGATTTTGGTCCAGCCTAAACCAGCATATGCTGCAATGAAGGTTCGTTAATAGTTGTGAAATGGGATTATTCTTGTGTTATCTCCAATTAAGCATGTTGCAAGCAACTAATAAAGTTAAAAACCATATTTGGTACTACTTAATAACATTGTTGAAAGTCTGGTCACATGGGTTAGTTATGGAGTGATATATAAGGAACAATGAACATTTACCCTCCATACCTGCTTACATGTTGGTGAAACTTCCCAAAATTTATCTTGCTGCTAACTTTAACGTAGCTGTTTTATTAGGGACAGTTACAGTCCTTTAAAGTCAAGGGAAAAACTCACTGAGTTACCAGGAGGTGGATTGGATTGTACTTACATAGAAAACTTTATTATTCTGGGCTAATCATCCTGACATGCTTCAGAATTAAGTTCTCGTGAAGAGTGATGGCAGACAGCAATAACTGCACGTAAGAATCAGTGTTTTGAAGGAAcacattttatgattctataaCTTGCCTGAGGATGCTAATAATTTGATTAAATGCTACTACAAATAGCACAGTGAAAAACAGTGGGATATACTGCAAGTAGCTAGCATACAGTAATGTACCTGCGTTGACAATACAAGAAAACAGCATGTATTTAAAGATTTTGcttaaagtttaaaaatcttttgttcCTTCAGAGGTTTGTATTGGCCACATTTAGTTTACGGGGCAGTTACAAGCTGACAATCATATTTTGTATTGTCCCAGGAACTCAATTGACTAGTTGACAGTATTACAGTTTTGCTCTTCAGCAATACTGAGATTTGTAGTGTAGTAAGTAAATATATCTAAAAGCACATTCATTATGAAAGGTTTAATTTCAATGCATTTACTCAagtctttttgttattttgaaaatatctccACGCTAAGAAAATCTTACTGTTACAGACCTTAGGCCTGCAAATACTTATGACCACAAATGCAAAGTTTGATTTGCTAATATGGAATTgagaagtagaaaataattttggatcATTTAACACTGTACTTCTGCAATATTTCTTTAAGTGAGGGGTATCTACTAGAAGTTTTATTCTGGAATTCTGTTTTACAAAATCTAATCTTCCTAAGCAAGAAGATACAGATATTTTCCGCATGGAATGTTTTTGCTAGGTGTTTTCCTCATGGGTTCTCAAGTTATTTGTCTGTAATGTTACTAAATTTTATGTAGCTGAAAAACAGTTCCCTAGCAGAGACTTTGCAAAGAATAACAGGACACTATCAACTATAAACCTGTTGATCCAGTGCTGTCTAGCACAGGGTCCCCAGATAACAGCGTAACACATCCCATCAGCAGCTCTTTGCTGTGATCCATTTctattttaacagttttcagGCCACCTGTGTACATACCCACCactttgggggttttctgtctgctgacggctgtgtgcagctgtggccttgtttggctgctgttggctgcaacccaaGTGCTTtgcccccgcagcccctgctGTTTCACACTGTAGTTTTCTGCCCAAGTCCTTTTGCCAAGTCGTCTGCCCCTGCCCTGTTCAGCTGCAGGCCACAGCTTCCCTGAGTAACCTTTTCTTGCTTCTCACTTGCATCCCAAAAGGAGTGGAGATGAACATTAAGCAATTACAACTGAACAGGTattactcattttctttctgtggtatTCCTAACCAATCACAGTTGTGTATTAAAACTGTCTTGAGTGCTATTTCAGAAtcagcatttcattaaaatgttagGTTGGTAACTATTGAATTTGTAGTCTGAGAAAAATGTTGCATATTGGCTATGCCACCAAAGATCCTGCACCAAAGCAGCAAGGAATGGAGGAAAGAATTGGAGAGGAAGGAACCAGAATCTAACACAGGATCATGCTGCTCTTTTCCAAGAAGGCAGACTCTTAATTCCTGACCCACTCTCCTATGtagtttctgtttttcagcagaagaGCTCACTTCAAACAGGTAGAAATGGAAAGCTACTCTAAAGAaacctacttttttttatttggagtGTAGTCTTGAAAGCTGTAGCTATTTCTCTTACataaaagaacatttcagaatgtgtactgaaatacattttttgttttgcttctgcttcccattattattttagaatGACAAAAAAGATTCTGAAAGACATCTgtaaacaacagaaattataCTTGACCCCATGCTTAAATGATACACTTTACTTGCATTATAAAGGTAAGATATGGACATGACTATAGATTTATTACTCTTAAGTAGCGTTTTAGCAGAGAATTATGGCTTACTGAAGTAAGGTATCtgataattcttttaaattagaaacataattttatataataatgaaacagtgaaacaaaatgaGTCAATATGAAAGTAGAAAAGTAAACTGATTATAGACTTTACTTTGTGGAGTCATTCAAAGGATCAGTAAGAATCAAGGGATATTATCCCTCCCCCCCAAACAGTAGTCTGATAAAtgtctttcagaggaaaataaatatatttcttcttaaGTGTGTTTGTATaaagaagctgttttccagctttgaGAACTTTTTTACTGCCAAATAAAAATGgttaggaagaaaacaaacagtaaagaCTTGCTGTACATTATCAAATACTACTGAAACAAGAAGACATTGCTAGAATGAACATGGATCATCCTCTTGTGATCTTTGAGCAGGTTTTTGCATGATACGGTTAGCTTGTTCAGGCTAGTGTaagaattgttttaaataaataggaCATGCTAAATCTACCTTCTGCATTTGGCCTTGTTTTTGCTATTTTCTCAATATGTATTATTTGAGCATCTAAAGGACTGCACAAGATACAGACCAGAATAGGTGCCTCTATGTTTTTGCCCTTTATGGGCCAGGTACTGTACTATTAATTCAGTGGAAATATTGGCCGCAACTTCAGTACAGGTGTTCTCACAGgctgtttcagcagcactggTTTAATGAAATTTACTTTATCAAAGACTTGATTTTAGCCAatgccatttcattttaaaacatcttttcctgCAGGATTTGAGCGCCTGGAAAATCTTGAAGAGTATACTGGATTGAAGTGTTTATGGCTGGAATGCAATGGCTTAACAAAAATTGAGAATTTGGAGGCTCTGACAGAGTTGCGTTGCCTCTACTTGCAACTcaatttaattaagaaaattgaAAACCTTGAACCCTTACAAAAGCTGGATTCCCTCAATATCAGTAACAACTACATTGAGACCATTGAGAATCTCTGTAAGAACTTTTGGTGCAACATGTTTTAACTGATAACGAACCCACGTTCCCAAACTGTGACTAATCTATGCTATTATTAGTGGCACTAgtttcaagggtttttttaattcatgttaAAATTTTTGCACAATATCCCATACCAAAGTCCTCAAGGCTTCTATTGAAGAGTCACACCtatgtattttgtaatttaatagATGGGAAACCAAAGAAGACATAGTAATTACATTCACGTGGATACCTAGGACATTTAAGTAGCTTTTCTTCACTTCTTAATAACATCTTAGTACCCATCTGTGTGGCAGACAGGCTGACAGTCTAGTTTTCACCATTTACTTTACAGTTAAGATGTGCTTTGGCAGTTGCAGACTGATTACCACATGTTTTATGTCTGTTACAGGACCTACTCcattttcagtagaaaataaaagaattccTCTACATTATTATTTGTGTACATTGGGAGTAATATGAAACACAAGCTCTTGCTTTTATGTAACTGACTAGTTTGAAACATGAATTAAAAGCAGCCAGCatcccaaaaccaaacaactatTTTTCCCACAGTGaagaaagcagcttttgagACCTAGCCAAAAAGTGCATATAACAGAATAtcaaattcaggaaaaaaactcccAATTCAATATAAACAATTGTTTTGAGAATGCAGTTTTCTACTTGCTCCAGAAAGCCCTATGTGAAGCAATGACACTTACCTTTCCTTTTGTTGTAATGTTCTTGTCTGACAGCTTGTCTGAAAGTCCTGCAGACTCTGCAGATTGCTCACAATAAGTTACGGACAGTGGAAGACATACAGCACTTGCAAGAATGCCCAAGTATTTCCGTTCTTGATCTTTCCTACAACAATCTAAGTGATCCAAGTATTATAACTATTCTGGAGACCATGCCTAATTTGGTAAGCCGAATATAGCTGAGGGTTTGTATCACGTATGTGGATGAATCCCATTAAATGGTTTTGCCGGGTAGTCCAGTGCACAATAGCTGTCAGTCTAAAAGGAATGTTATTGAACATTATTTGGTTCGTTGTAGATTACCTGTAGCACCCAGGATGTTTTATTCACTTCTTGGTTTTGAAACAATCGGGAAAGTGCATGTCCAGATTGGGGGTTTTGCTACTCAACTTTAAAAATggtttcccttctttctctagCGTGTGCTGAATTTGATGGGTAACCAAGTGATAAAGAAAATTACTAATtatagaaaaacatttattgttCGACTAAAACAACTAACATATCTGGATGACAGACCAGTTTTTCCAAAGGATAGGTAAGAAACGGAGCCATCTTCTTTACACAGCAGTAAAGCTCAAATGCTGATGATCACTCACCCATTTTTTGTCAATGTTGtcatggaagaaaaggaagactgaCCAGTATAACTTATTGAGGGTGGGTGACTTTGAGTACAAGAGTATTATACTACAGAGTCCTATATCTAACatacctaaaaaaaaccctgttttttCAAAGGAGAATTAATTCTTGAACAGAATTGTTATGTGCAGAGTCTGTAGACCAGGGCCAAATCctgatttcaacagaaattgAGCAGGTGTCTGGAAAAGCAGGGACAAGATCAACACTCCTGACAGATCTCCGGTGGTGTAATCACCAGCATTTGaatatctttgtttcttttgttgcagTTCCACATACAAGATAAGATATATGTGCACCCCTGTTGCATATGGGATTGTCACTGCTGTATGGCTGCTTTTTATTCTTGCAGCTATTTTATGCTGTTGCAAGCTATTTTAAGTTTAAGTTAATCTCACATTGTAAAGATAGGCTTTTATAGCTATATTACAGCaagcttttgtgttttcattagAGCCTGTGCAGAAGCCTGGGCTGTTGGAGGGCTTGAAGCTGagagagcagaaagggaaaaatggcaaactagagagagaaaaaaaactgaaGATAGCATCAATGCTTTAGCAGCGATCcggaaaaaagcagaggaaaagaaaagtcaaaagTACATGGAAGAAAGGGAGGCAAGTGCAAAACGTGGAAATGGAGGTGCAGCAGACATCCTAGAAGGTTTGTCATTACTAATTTTGAAGATGTCTGTGTCTGCTTCAATttgaatgtttaaaataaatgaatagtTCCTAAATGTTCAGAAGGAGGCTGATGCAATTTTTGGAATATATTTATGAAACTTATTTCCCCATACTCAGTACTTTATTAGTCTTGGTGCATCTTAGATTAACCACAATGATTTTAAGCAATCATCACCTTTCTCACTGCTgatgaagcaaaaaaaccctaacaaaccACTTTCTGTCCCGATATTTCAAGCTCTTGTGCTTGTCACCACAGCAACCAGGTGCTAGCCAGGGCAGCGATGGCTCCAGCAGGCATTCATGGGTGGGGGCAGGCAGTTACACCCCAAGAGCGATTCTTCCCCAAGATGCAGAACAGGGCTGGCCTCAATAGCCACTTGGGCTCCAGTAAGACCCAGTGATAACCGCCTCACCAGTCCCTACCCAGGCACCTCTCCACTGCTGCGTTGGCTAAGAGTGACAGCTTCAGCCTAGAGCCCACAGCAGTGGTAATACAGGCAGTAAGAGGAAGGTCTTTAATAATTTGCTTCACTTACTGCCCTTTTTTATGCCAAATTCTCCTGTCACTTTATTCAAGGAGACAGACGTTTATGACCAGAAATAGGTCCCAGCATAACCTTCCTATGTGAAGTACGCACTATGTGAAGTATGTGAAGTGCTCAGGTTAAACAGCACTGAAAGAGTTTTTATCTACCTGATACATTTTGGGGTTTCACGGGCTCTAAAATTAAATGTCGTTGACTTAACAAGTAAAACTTTTTCTGCTAGCATAAAGGAGATGGATAACTTCAGCATTTGTCACTGATCCATCAAAACACTCaagcatatatttaaatattgtgaGTCTTTTCAAAGTTAACTACAGATACCAGACAATTGTTTACTATAGTGTTTTCTCTAGATGAGTTTTTTTGCTGGGGAACTGTATTTGCTGGGGAGTTGAGACGTGAAAATCCAGAACATTGCTGTAATCTTGGGAGGACTACTGATCCACAAATAGCTGCTCAACCAAAGTAGGAGCTTGTGATGCAGGTTTTAGGCCAACCTATTAAGACGATGCAGTAAAGTTGGGATATTTAGAAGGAGTAATGGTAGATTAACTCAGCAGTTTTAAGGAACTTGTTTCTTCTGTAGGAGCGCCTGCAAATTCAGATGACAGTGGTGGAAATTCTAATACATCAGAGACTTCAAATAtatcagaagaggaaaaaactcaagagaagacagagacatttagaaatgaaaattttgatgTTCATGATGAAGTGATAACACTTCTACCAAATAGGGGAGAGAACACGGATTTCACATCCGGAAATATTCTTGCTAGAGTTCAAGAGGATGCACAAGAATCAAACTGTTACAAATGCTCAGACTTCAACAAGAAGACAGACGGTAATGTGCACagtgaaaaatcaaacaaaactgAGGATGCAGAGACAACAAGCCAACCTTAGTGTAGCACTGCCTCTGCTGTGATTGAAACCAACTGATTCATAGATGAGAACAGCCCGTTAGTTTTCCATAGTGACTAGGTGAAAATCAAGTAATACCggttaaaatattctttaaattaaaaaaaaaaaaattgagggCTGAACCTGCAACTTCTGCTATATAAAGGTGGAATTCCACTTCTCAAGTGTACCAGATTTAGTGACAGGACAGACAGGACAGGAGAGCTTATGGGTTTCCCTTGCTCCCATGTAACTGTGCAGTCTGTCTGTCAGGCTAAGCTGGACATCACTCTCAAGGTGGTTTTGTGCCTTCAAACAGAAGGCTATTCCATTCTTCAAAATGGAAGAATGCTTTTGTAGATCTGTGGAACACGTTATggcaaaatgcaaatattaatttatgCAATGTAAGGGAGCCCAAGAATATGATGGAGTGCTGGATTCAGCTGTGAATTTTGTAATGGTAGTCAGGTCCCCAGCAGCTTGGTTTTGCAGTGCTTGCTGTTGCAATATAGGAAGTCTTTTTATTCAGTTAGTTCTTTGCATCTAACTATTGTTTATTCTTTAGATCTACCAAGAGAgaaggcagctgctgaaaaGGCCACACTTCCTGAACTGGACAAATACGCTGAAATCAAACAGATCAAATTAGAGACTCCAGAGAAGCTTTATCTTGATGTATGTATTGGATTCAGATTTTGAGAAATTCAGATTTGTGTCTTGTCTGCTCCCAAATTAATTCTTGTAAGATCCTGCCTAATAAAACTATATGGCCATGTTTCTAAGAAAGGCCTACTATTAGGAAAAgttaaaggaaagaaggaaaaaaaaaacaaaaaagggaagtTGTAGGGGTATTCATTCTCTCCAGTAGCATGTATAAAGAATTTACTACTGCTTCCAAAGTTTATTTTGTCCTTTGGCCATAAGTCGCCTGAAGTTGACTGTCTATCTTCATGATTTCTCTGGAGAAGTTAATGAGgattctcttttaaaaaacagaaatcacaACAAAAAGAATCTAGTGGATACGTGCATCCTCTTAGGCAAAACTTAAATGCAATATACAGTTGAGAATGTGAACTATTGCAGAAAAAGCATAAGGAAGAAAGAGCCACCCACTCATTGTAAATGTTAGCTAGCACTATTAGACGTTATAAATTGATTCTCAAATTATAAGTTTTAGGTATATTTCCAAGAAAAGTAGAATGTGCATTATTCACATATATAATAAGTGATTGACTTTCGTAATATGGTCTTCTGTTATCTAAAATTTCTATCTGatgatgcaaatattttgacatGTTTAACCACATTTAATCACGAGGAGAACATGGATATTGCTGAAAAATACAATCTCACTTCAAAGGAGAACTATTCAATATGCCCTAATTATGACAGTGCTGCTAAACTGACAGTGTCAGATTATGACATAACTAGCAAGAACAAACTTCTGAGGTTATGATTTCCCAGAGCACTTACTACACTCTCTGATCTCTTATACTGCCACTGTTAACTAAATTCTTACTGGAGTGCCTTAGAAAAGTCATTTGTATCTTTTCCATGCTCTTAATTTCCCAGGAAAAAATTCCATCCTGTTAGCAAAGGGCTCAGCCCACTGCTTCATAGAGCTTACTGCTGCATCCTCCTGTTTGGCTGTTTGTAGTAATAGGTGTAACAAGGATAGTGGAGAGAACTGGCAGCAATTCCAAGTATATACAGTACTATTTTTATAAGCAGATGTTACAGggtctgaaataaaagctttaaataaataccAATAATGTAGGTACCCGCAACGTGAAGATCTCATACATTcaatgtcttttttatttttgatgctATATGGCACCATAGCAAGCTCCTTTGCAGAAACTTTTAAGATAGTATAAAAGGAACTCTTCAGCATACACGCATGGGGTTTCTTTTGACACATAAAAAGTGTGACTATTCTAActctacagaagaaaaaacaaacccaaattaCACACTAAGTCAAATTTCAGTGTTCTATGCTACTTCGCTCTCCTGCTGAAATTTAGTAATGGAAGGAGCTTGTCACAACAACCTCCAATACTTACGCTATTGCAGATTTTCCGAAAAGACTTAGTGCTGTCATAGCAGGGAATGGCTGTGAGGATGCCAATCGTGAGAAGCTCTGGAGCAGCACTATCGTCTTCATTCGTATTCTGGAGTCAGTAGATGGTCTCAGTAGTCATATAAGGGAGAAAAGTGGAGGAGGGTTTGTAATGCGGTGGTTATGACATCCCTTTGTCAAGCAGAAACAAGCTCATGTTGCTGCACTGCCTTGGCAGTGTTTGAGCGACATTCTGTGCAGCTAAACCTGGATAACTTCTAGTAAGCAGGTTTGGTTTGGAACAGGATTGACAGCTATTTCACTTCCCTATTGACATCAAATTCCACCT
This genomic window from Falco rusticolus isolate bFalRus1 chromosome 15, bFalRus1.pri, whole genome shotgun sequence contains:
- the DNAAF1 gene encoding dynein assembly factor 1, axonemal isoform X1; this encodes MQSQTGDLDKGLGGEYLEGESLNTTRNEATHTENEGNSFNADIKTQEKAISGMSRADQQNGQKSDGDHKSVTSSSSQRTEEEQGCVRMTKKILKDICKQQKLYLTPCLNDTLYLHYKGFERLENLEEYTGLKCLWLECNGLTKIENLEALTELRCLYLQLNLIKKIENLEPLQKLDSLNISNNYIETIENLSCLKVLQTLQIAHNKLRTVEDIQHLQECPSISVLDLSYNNLSDPSIITILETMPNLRVLNLMGNQVIKKITNYRKTFIVRLKQLTYLDDRPVFPKDRACAEAWAVGGLEAERAEREKWQTRERKKTEDSINALAAIRKKAEEKKSQKYMEEREASAKRGNGGAADILEGAPANSDDSGGNSNTSETSNISEEEKTQEKTETFRNENFDVHDEVITLLPNRGENTDFTSGNILARVQEDAQESNCYKCSDFNKKTDDLPREKAAAEKATLPELDKYAEIKQIKLETPEKLYLDELPDLEDLDVNEFSPEEEIFVQKQEYHPKIEIISEMANDSNSALEENSQSMFENSVEEVPTPIFSNVSKIHKRHEKEHLRSLVESFFTEPADSVRYLEIKDKRATPSKPLIQEVIAEPKDNLLLSPVCNRPDDPSPWEEDGNGSDGKVQCLAEGEGCPHKAQHDKVSGSGLDESL
- the DNAAF1 gene encoding dynein assembly factor 1, axonemal isoform X2, whose translation is MNIKQLQLNRMTKKILKDICKQQKLYLTPCLNDTLYLHYKGFERLENLEEYTGLKCLWLECNGLTKIENLEALTELRCLYLQLNLIKKIENLEPLQKLDSLNISNNYIETIENLSCLKVLQTLQIAHNKLRTVEDIQHLQECPSISVLDLSYNNLSDPSIITILETMPNLRVLNLMGNQVIKKITNYRKTFIVRLKQLTYLDDRPVFPKDRACAEAWAVGGLEAERAEREKWQTRERKKTEDSINALAAIRKKAEEKKSQKYMEEREASAKRGNGGAADILEGAPANSDDSGGNSNTSETSNISEEEKTQEKTETFRNENFDVHDEVITLLPNRGENTDFTSGNILARVQEDAQESNCYKCSDFNKKTDDLPREKAAAEKATLPELDKYAEIKQIKLETPEKLYLDELPDLEDLDVNEFSPEEEIFVQKQEYHPKIEIISEMANDSNSALEENSQSMFENSVEEVPTPIFSNVSKIHKRHEKEHLRSLVESFFTEPADSVRYLEIKDKRATPSKPLIQEVIAEPKDNLLLSPVCNRPDDPSPWEEDGNGSDGKVQCLAEGEGCPHKAQHDKVSGSGLDESL